The genomic window ATTTTAAAGAGCAGATGCTATCTAATTGGCCTTATAGGGTGCAGATGGGGTTTTGGATTATTCTGCTCACTTGTTTGAGGAGATGGCTGAGGGTTATAGAGTGCAGAGCGGGTTTTAGATTATTGGCATGTTCTGCTCACTTGTTTGAGGAGATGACTGAGGGGATGGAGTGCTAATCTAAACAGTGCTAAGAAAGAATTGAAAAATGCTTTGGTAGAGCTGGATAACAAGACATATGACAGTGGACTTTTTGACAGTGAATGGAAAATCAGATATGAGATGGAAAAGGAGATGGAAAATATTTACATTCAGGAGGAGATTTGGTGgcagagaagaggaggggaaacTTGATTTTACAAGGAGATGCTAATACAACCTTTTTCTATAAGCCCTGCAAAtggaaggaaaaggaaaagccATATCTTCTCTTAAGGGGATGTTAATATCACAAAGCTCTCACAAATTAAACAACACATGCATATTATAAGGGTTTGTTTGGAAAAGAAGAAAGCAGGGAAGTTCATCTAAGTCCTGAAATCTGGCAAGATAAGTTGAGACTGGCTGAGAAGGAAAAAGTTTAGATGGTTAGACCCTTCTCTTCAAATGAAGTGGACAAAGTGATGAAGACTATGAAAAACAATACAGCTTCTAGCCCTGATGGGTTGCCTGTGGGTTTTTATAAACAAGTGTGGCCTCATATAAGGGTTTTAGTTAAAGAGATGTTAGATGACTTACACATGAGTAAGCTGGATATAGATATGATCAATTATGGGGTGATTTCTCCTTTGCCAAAAATCAGCGATGCAAACACAATCAAACAGTATAGACCCATCTATCTACAAAATGTGACTTTTAGGATGATTGAAGTGGCAAACAAAGTGATTAGTTGGTCTCAAACTGCCTTTATACCTAGAAGGAATATTTTAGAAGGTTGTTTTATTTTACATGAGGTGATGTAtgagttaaaaataaaaagggataTTGGGATTATCCTCAAAATTGACTTTGAGAAGGCTTATGACAGGGTAAAATGGGATTTTTTGTATGAGGTCATGGAGAAAAAGAATTTTGACTCCATAATGGTGGGATGGATAAAAAATATAACTGAAGATGGGAGAGTGAGTATTAACATTAATAGTAAACAGGGACATTTTTTCAAAACTTACAGGGGTTTGAGGCAAGGAGACCACTTGTCTCCTATCCTTTTCAATTTTGTGGGTGATGCCTTGGCTGCCATTTTGGATAAAGCCAAAGAATGGGGAGTCCTTGAAGGTCTGGTTCCAAACTTAGTGGATGGGGGTTTGACTCACCTTCAATACGCTGATGATACAATCCTATTCATTAAGAATTCTGATGAGAACATCCTTGCCCTTAAGTTCTTATTATTCTGCTATGAAGAGATGTCAGGGATGAAGATTAATTATCAGAAAAGTGATGTATATGTCATAGGGGTGGAGGATAGTGAGGGATTAAGAATTGCTAATATGCTAAATTGTAAGATTGGTAAGATGCCTTTCACATACTTGGGTTTGCCTATGGGGGTTGACAGAATTGGGATGAGAGACCTATCTCCAATCTTTCAGAAAGTTGAGAAGAGACTTCAGTCTTGGAAGAGCTGCCACTTGACTTATGGCGGCAGGGAGATCAAGATTAACTCATATTTGTCTAGTGCACCCATGTATGCTATGGTTTTCTACCTTTTGCTTGAGgggtttcacaaaaaaaaaggacacaaTTAGAGGGAACTTTTACTGGCAGGGGGTtggggaaaaaagaaatatcataTGATAAGATGGGATGCTCCGTGCAAGCCCAAAGAGTTTGGGGGAATGGGTTTTTTGGATACTAGAGCAATGAATCTTTGCTTACTCAGTAAATGGGTTATGAAATTGGAAAGTGGAGCACCTGATGTTTGCTTGGAGGTACTGAGAAGGAAATATTTGAggaattgtaatttttttcacaaGGAATGGGAGTGGTGGCTCTCAATTTTGGATGGGTTTGTTGAAATGCAAAGAGTGGCTTTCCAGGCTAGTCACAAAAAAAGTGCACAGTGGGAGAGATGTGAGTTTTTGGAAGGATGTTTGGTGTGATAATGTACCTTTGAAAGTTATCTATTTGAAATTAGTCATGATCAAAATGCTACTGTCAAGAATATGGTGGTAGAAGGAGAATGGAGCTTGGAGTTTAGAAGAAATTTAGATGAACAAAGGGTAGAGAGGTTGGGGAGCTTGTAGAGGTAATTGGGGAATCTCAGTTGTGGACTGATAAAGACAAGGTTTATTGGCCTCATACTAAAAAAAAGGTGCTCACCACAAAATCAATGTACATAATTTTAACTTTTAAGGGTATTAGGGATATTGAAATGAGGGCAGTTTGGAAAGATAGAATTCCTCTAaagataaaacattttttttatctagttGGGAGAGGGAGACTCCCCTGTGCTGAGCAATTGGTGAAAAGGAATTGGAAGGGGGGGAATGAGTTCTGTAAACTCTGTTTACAAACTGAAAATACTAACCATGTTATCTTTCGTTGCTCtttagctgtttttttttgtcgtgGATGGTAGGGAAAGGATGAACGTGACAACTAACACGTCTCCAGTATTTTTGTTGCACGGTAACAGAGTAGCTGCAGGGGGCAGTCGCATTTTGGTGCAAATGTTGTGTTGGGTTCATGATGGGGAGGGAAACTGGAGAGGTAAATTAAAGAAATGGAGAGTCGACAAATGTGGAAATATGAAACAAATATGAAAGTGTGAAAGTAAGAGCATTTACGAACCACAGCTCAAGCAagcctaacaaaaaaaataagagacAGATGTGGAAATGTGAAAGTGAGAGCAATTATGAACCACGGTTCAACCCACTGGTACTTGTCCAACGTATTGATGATGGCTTTAGGATTGataagggattttttttctatgtcaGCAGCTCAAGTTTTGTAGTCCAATTTGTACAATATTCTAATTTCTAGGAAAATCTAGAATTTTACATAAAGGGCCATAAAAGCGAATAAGTAGTATATAGAAATAACCGTATCATTTTATCTTTGTTCTAAGTTAGTTTGGCGTCGACCCTAGCGAATAAGCTTACGGTGTTGCATATCGAGGGATGGAATGACCGGATCTATTTGATGGTAGAGCGGCTTTTAGGTGGGCTAGCAGTGGAATGTCTTGTTCAGTGGTGTTAATAGCAGGCAAATGGCAGCTTAGGGCTTATAGGCTCTGCGACGGTAGGAATCCTCGGGCCAATGGATCTGACCACGATGGTCATAGCCAAGTCTATGATGCAAAGATGTGGGGTAAGCTCGGGCCAACGGATCCAACCACAGTGGTCTTAGCCAAGTCTATGAGGCGAAGATTTGGGATAAACTCGGGTCAACGAAGCAGTAATGGCGGCATCCCTCGCGGTTCATCTCTCCAAGCTACAAGATGTGGCGATGGAGTTGATTGTCGCACCACCATGGCCCTTGGACACACCACCTTCACTCTTTTCCTCCTCGAATAATTAAGCTGCTAATAAAAGAAAACGGGTAGGGGAagcttttaattttttagccATTAGATGTGCTTCGAGGGGAGAAAGACATTTTCTTCGCATGTGGGGCTAGGGAATCATACTCTCACTGTGAGTTTGAAACCGAGCGCCGCTTGTTGTTACATAGGAGTAACATTGTAATTAtatttacaatataattacaatataattacacttcAATTATATTAGAGTTATATTTGAACGTTTTTATATAGTTATTCTCTTATATTATCTATGGTTGTGGCCTATGTTGCGAAACTagagagagtttttttttcccatttttttatcattatttatatttatttaatatgtTAATGTACACAAGGAAATATCTCTTCAAGAGATTGAAAAAACAATCTCCCGTGTATAAATTGGGAAATGGATTGATTGTAATCCCTTAAGGCGAATGTTTCATCGCacacatttttcttttaaatttggTGCAACTGGCTGtaaaattacttttaaaaattgataaTGTACAACATAATAATACTAATCACTCCaccaaaatcaatttcaaaattgacctacatattttttaaaaagaattggaGGAAATTTAGGTTTGAGTAATACCAAACAATTGATTTGtccttttttaattattatttttcaatatgGGTTTGAATTAAGACTTGAGATTTTATGAAGTGGTATATGTATTGTATAATTTTTACTAAATtcaattagatttttttatatacaaacGAATGGTGTTTAAATGAATGAAATGACATATTACGAGAGATGTAGGAATGTTCCCCATAAATTAGGATAAGTATCCTCTGTCTTTAAAATCATGTGACTTTATCATTGACACGTGTGGATTCAATATAGGCAAAGGATTTCAATCCCATAAATTAAGTGCAAAGCGCGACACTCAACCACAGCACGTAGTACGCGCTGTTGGTTGGTATTTCCTCGCGAAGCCCAACCACAGCTCGCCATGCCATCCTCTCCacgctcctcgtcgtcgtggtcgccgccggccgccgcgcgcctcggcCGCGCCCGCTCGCccagcaccggcggcggcggcggccgcgcgcgcgctttGACCGTGGCTGAGAAGACAACGTCGTGGCTGCGCACGGCGGACGCGCTGAGAGACATCACCGGGAGGTGCTCCATCCCGCGCGGCTTCAccgcgctcctcgccggcgacctcccggcgtgcgcgccgccgccgccgggtgcgGCGTTCGTGTACGTCGCGGCGATGGAGGAAGAAGGGCTGATGCGGCTACCGCTGCAACCGTTCTTCGCCGCGGTGCTCGCCCACTTCGGGCTCGCGCCGAGCCAGCTCACGCCCAACGCGtggcgcctcctcgccggcttcctcgcgctctgccgccgctccggcgtggcgccgccgccgccgccgctgaccgtGTTCCGGCACTTCTTCACGGCGATCGGGTTCCCGCCCGGGGCTTGGTACTCCTTCCGCGCCAGAGGCTCCGCCTCCACTGGCTCGCTCTTCACCCGCCTGAGCAACGTGACGATGAACCCGTGGTGGAAGGAGCAGTTCATCCTcgtctcgtcgccggcgccatggCCGTGCCCCGTGAGGTGGGGGAAGCCTCGCAAGCACGCCAACTTCCCTCCGGTGCTCACCACCGCTGAGAAGGACATGGCGACCAAGCTACTTCTTGCTCGCGGTAGCTCGTTGATTGATCTCACAACGTACAACTCCATCGCCGCTGCCAAGAAcatcaccgcgccgccgccgccgccgcgaactcTCAAATCCGAACGGGCGTACGCGTCTGTCAATGCCATGATGAGGGAACCGCGGCCGCAGAGGAGGTGGATGTGAAGAGCGAGCCTGATTTGGACGGACCGGCGTGCGCACCGTCGTcatcgaggaagaagaagaggaagatggtggacgacgacgccatTGCAGAGGAGGGACCAtccgggcacggcggcggcggcggcgggtggccggCGCTTTACCCGGCTTGCCTACCGCCACCGGGCTTCAAGAagctggacgacgacgacgacggacacGAGGGTGGCTGGAAGGCGGCGAGGCAGCTGCTGCAGGGCGCCGTCACGGCGCGACGGGAGCGCGCGTTCGCGGCGTCCAagccggccgacgtcgtcgcggcGAGCTACGTGGCCATGCTCCAGGTTAGCTTGTCTCTCGCTCTCGCGtgcgtcgtgcacgcgcgcgaGGTCTGTAGCTGACCTGTTTGATCGATTGCGTCAATGGCGCGCAGGCGGCGAACCACGTGGCGTTCTCGCTGGGCTACGCGCTGGAgctggaggagaaggcgagggcgagggagcgcgacgccggcgcggcggaggcggccacgcCGCGGGAGGAGCTGGCCGAGGTGAAGGACGAGCTCGCCGAGATGGAaacggcggtggaggcgatgaGGGCCAAGCTCGCCAAGGCAAAGAGTgcgatcgcggcggcggcggcgtcgcggcgcagCCGGAGCCGGAGAGGATCAAGTCCTCGTGGGGTCCAGGGGGCGCGCGCTCCGCTCGCCGGAGAGGGACGAACACGGCGTGGAGAAGAAGCAAGCAATGAAATGTAAGGCGGTGGAAGTGAAACTATCTTTTGAAATTTGGCACAAAGCAATAGGTTCAAGGGAGCTCGAAATTTCAAAATTCTACGTAAACCTAGCAGTCTGAGGGAGCTCCAATGATTTTGATGAAATTCAAGCGAATTTGTAAGCCCTTGATTAATTCTGGCATTATTTGCAAAAAGTTTTAGGGCCTCCTTCAGttgcatgaatttttttttttaggccCCGAGCCCTCGGAGGCTCGGAGGCGTtcaagctcgccgccgacgaggtggcCCTGTACCGGCCTTTGCCTGGCAGGTCGGAGTTGCATATTTTGGCTCGGGACGCGATGGAGTTTGCGACCTCTGACGCCCAACAGTTTCGTCTATGCTCATGACTGAGACTTCACAAGATTGgaacaaaatatgtgacaaaattactgtttttttcttctcttttaagTGTAAATCTATTATAGCTCTTGCATATACTTGGTCACTCTACCCGTTCATCCGAGCACGATTCAGGCTTTGATCAAATATTGGAAGAGTTGTTTCGGTCAATGCTTCAGCTCATCTCTCCCTTTAtgattaaattttataaaatattcactccatccaaaaaaaacaacctaagaTGGCTTATCCCGCCTCTTCTAAtaaaatgaatctagacataatgtttaaattcattgtattaggaggGTCATATTTCTTTCTAAGTTGGCTTTTTttaaatggaggtagtatatttttatatatatttcctccgtcccataatataaggattttgttgtgattcgtagtactaggatcaCATTCCaacaaaatcccttatattatgagatggagagagtacatatCGATTTTGAATATAATCTAACATTCACATCTTCATATTTAATTACCTGGATCACATCCCaacaaaatcccttatattatgggatggatggagCACATATCGATTTTGAATGTAATATAACATTCACATCTTCACATTTAATTACCTAGTACACGCCGTTTTTagtgtttgtgtgtgtttttaccaatttatttaCAAACACTTCTTTCAAATATCTCAAAGGTGTCACCACCACCTACCTATTTATGTGGTCCATATTGTCCACTATTACACTTGAAATTCAAATAAGTGAATCCATCGTCAAGCTGTGAGGCATATGGATTAGCATCATCCATTTACATCGAATTTcaacaaaaatatgtttttttccaaTTAACTTTTGATAAAGTAATATGTTTTTAACGCATAGGTAGTTTTGACAGCTTGTTTGGTAACTTGAGAGAAAGGGATtaggagtttacacgagggaattaatgatgagattaagatggaaatttgatttttaatcccagtatcttgtttggtagaggtgatggtaATTGacagggagtttagttggagattaggtcattaataaaaacagatggctgagatttgcttagacaaagtaaaggaggaattccctcccaattacctgccccatcccaccaaaattcacatgtctcccaaccaaacaaaacacttaatagcccCATCCCTCTAAACttccaatccctcctaaaaactccctccaaccaaacgggccgtGAGGTTTTTTCAGTAAAAACCGATGACGTGGGAATGTGTAATTAAGTTGTGGTCCCCTCTCCCGCTCCTGGCCCGGCCCAACTCAGTCTCTCTCTCAACGTTCGTTGCGTCTCGAGACTCGTGACTGGAGCTTCGAGACTGGCGGCGCAGCTTCCAGGGGTGGAGCCACCACCCGGCTAGCCCAGGCAACTAGAGATGGCAACGAGGCCCCGCGACCCGAAACCCGTTGGGTTTCTACTCTATTAGGGTGTATATACGTTCCAAACATCATACCCGTGGGTACATCAATGGGCAAAACCTTCACCCATCGGGTACGGGTGTGGGTACGTTCTCCTATCACCCGAACCCATTAACCCGTGGGTTGAAAATACCCGTAGGCCTAGCCCAATAAGCAAATGGCCCAAGGcccacaaccatcaaaaccctAGGTATAAATACTCTTTTCCTCACTCCTCTAAACCCtattccccttctcctcctctcctctccctcctgctGCCGTTTAGCCGCTGCCCCCCATCACCCAAGCGGCGAAGCCACTGCCGCACCGCACGGATGCACACGGCGCGCCACCGCGCACGGGAGCACGCACACGACGGCAGGACACGTCGACACCCCGCAGGCGCGCACGACCGCAgcacctgccgccgcccgccagccGGTCTCGGTCGCGCCGGTGGAGCAGGGGCGCCACCGTGCGGGCAGCCGCCAGCGTGGGAGGGGGGGCGCTGAGGGCGGACTAGCAGGGGCGCCGCTGTGCGGGCAGTAGCCGCCTGGGGAGGGACGCCGCCTCCTGGGGGCGGGACAGCCACCGCGTCGGTCGCCGCCTGGGGCACGAACGCTCGGTCAGCTCTCGGCAGGAGCGCCGCCGCAGGTGCAGTGAGGTAGTAGGTCACTGGATCCGGCTAGGGCCGTGACCGTGAGGCGCCACATTTTTTTCCCGCATCGTCTGTTCCATTCGTCCCCTCCAAATCCCAATCGGTCATTCCTGTTCCCATCCCCACACCAGCATAGCATGGCAGcaggctccggctccggcaatGATGACGACTGGTGATCCTCTTCCCCTTTGTTCTTAACTGTTGCATTGCAGCTATATATCTAATTCCCTTGCCTCGCATCAACTAACCCACACAATGTCCGAAGGGACGCCACCTCCACTGACCATCCACCGTAAGATCCGGTGGGTACACAAGACAACACTGGTAAAGGAGTTAAGCTGGCGTCTCCTGCGACActtccgccgctgcctcctatCACCGAAGTAACGGAACCCCTTTCCGGTGTAGTCGTCCCCGATCCAGTCCACAAGGTTCCCAAGGCAAAGGCGGGTATTTCTCCAGCCTTAGTGCCCGTGCTGCAACCAAAAGACCTATAGGAAGTGAGCTAGACCGTTACTTAGATGAGGATTTGGTGGACAGTCGCACAAAGAATTTCAATGTTTTAGATTGGTGGAAGGTAGCTGGAACTCGGTTCCCTGTTTTGAGGAGGATAGCAAGGGATATATTTACAATTCATGTTAGCACAGTTGTTTCAGAATCAGCTTTTAGCACTAGTGGGAGAGTTCTTAGTGAGCATCGCAGTCGGCTCACTTCTAAGTTGTTAGAAGCTCTAATGTGCCAACAGGACTGGCTTCGAAACAAGTACAAAGGTATGTGTAATTTGCACTTGCTGTTATGCAATTAGTTAATTTCCTTTTAACTACAAACAAATTATTTACTTTTATAATTCTGTGTTTTGCAGTTGATGAGAAGGACAAAGAGCAAGCTTCCTTTTGGTCTTGTCTTCAAGACATACAAGAGGGTCTTCAGGTTATTGCTTACTCCTCTCTAAAACTTTCTCTGTCATTTCACTTGTGTCACTCTTATGTAACAGCCAAAAATAAATTGCTCCCTAATTTGACTTATACTTTGTGTACTGAACTACTTATGTAGGAACTTACTATTTGAGAATTGAGACTAGAAGAGGATGGATGTATTTTGCTTTCAAGAATTGAATTGATGTTGATGGAGGAAATCCTAGAGAGGCTGCAAGAATTGAACTACTTATGTCATTTTGGTTGTAATGATTTCGTATGTTCACTGTGTGTGAACACTTGAATGTTGTTGGAGGAAATCCTAGGAGGCTGCAAGAATTGAACTACTTATGCCATTTTCGTTGTAATGATTTTGTATGTGTCACTGTATGTGAACACTTGAAGAGTTGAACTCTAGAGCTTTAGACTGATGTGGACAAGTAGGCTGATGTGTTGATTTGTTGTCATTAAACTTGCTGGAATGATGATATTGCTGCATGCTTTGAGCTTGGAATGATGTTGCATGCCTGGAGTTTGGTTAATAGGTTATGCATTATTTGAATTATCATCTTATTATAATTGTTGATTTTGCAATGTGGTTGCATGGCTTGCTGTTGATTTTGCAATGTGGCAGCCTGGCAGGCTGTATGTATCCTGTATGGTTTGTTTGAGCCTTAGTTTTTCAATCCTAGTGTGTACATATCACTGCAGCTAACCTTATTGAGTTATTGTTGTGCACAATTAAAATTGTTGCAACGAGTGTGGGTACCTATCACCCGTGCGGGTGCGGGTATGGGGAAATTTCTCACCCGCGAGCGGGTGTGGGTTTTGTAGTGGGCAGATTTAGTTTCAATGGGTGAGGGTACGGGGACTGGAAACCCGTCGGGTCCATACCCATTGCCATCTCTGCAGGCAACCATTCGGGCTCGCATGTGAAAActccattaaattttaatattcttAAAtaaatggcaaaatttgctatatggcacttaaaaaatgtgtaattagctgtggAACACCTCAAAAATGTGAATTGGCTATATGACACCACAAAAGAGTGGTAATTAGCTACTAGATACCggagatattattttattattttcgatggaaatgaagagagaaaaagcGTTGAAAGTACCGAAATGCCCCCGCGTCGTTTTTCTTGTGCTGGAGTCGCACGCCATCAAGAAGCCGCCgtctggcgcggcggcggcgcaagcgcATTAGATTCCGCCCGGAGCAGCAGGCCTCGCAGCAGCAGTAGCCGCCTCGGGTGTCGGctgcggcggccacggcgagaAGCCCTGCTGAGCCTGGCCGCTCTCTCCTCACGCATGCACGCACTGCTCGCTTGCTTCCTCAAATCTTCTCCTGGGCCAGGCAGAGAGGCAGAGAGGGGACGGAGACCAGTGAATGCCATCGCCCAGGCTCCAGTGCAGGTTGTCGTCGGCGAGCACGTACTGATACGAGCCCATGAAGTAGCACCACCGCACGTTGATGCAGCAGCTGCCACCTCGCGTTGGCGTCGTCATCCTCGCCGGTTGCTGCGGCGCCGCTGCGCTGCGTGCTCTTGAACCAGCCAAGCCGCTGGTCGCGGCCTTATTggacaccgccgcctcctcctgcggCTCCACATTCTAGTCCTCGACAGTCGACATCGGGctgccgcagcggcggcgagggcgcggcgcggcagagcGGGCACGATGCGGGTGTCcgcggtgatggcggcgagagcggcgacgacgcgggcggagagcgcggcgcggcaggagCTGGAGCGGCGCTGCGTGATGACAAGGCGTGCGCCTGCTACGACATTGCGCTGCTTGTGCTGCTGTGCGCGGTCGGCGTCGTCAGGGCCATCGACGCCCAGGCCTCGTTCACGTACGAGCCCGCCGGAGCGGCGGAGAAGGATGGCGTCGGCGCCGCACTGTGCGCGATGCGTCTCGTTGGGAGGAAGAGGTCATGAAAATAGATGAGAGACTGATATCCTTGGCCCACATAGGGCAATTTAGTCTTTTTTGATTGTTtctctcttcatgttgttcggaaataataaaataatatcttcGGTGTCTAATAGCTAATTACCACTCTTTTGCAATGTTCTATAGACAATTCACATCTTTGTGATGTCCTATAACTAATTATACGTTTTttaagtgtcctgtagcaaattttgcataAATAAATTGATGATGAAATTTCCATAGTAAATAATAGTTATAGTGAAGCTTAGTTCGGGCTCAAAAATTTTTCTAGCTACACCACTGAATCCAGACAGCGAAGAACACAGTGTTTCACACCCAAATGCAGCTGCCGGACGACGAAGAACAAGAAGCCAGCAACGGCAAGGCAGCTGCCGCAGGGCATTCTAACCGCGCGTTTAGGGTTTATAAAACCGAACGGTTATCATGAGGTTACCATGCACGGtaatcttttcagtttttgaaaccATGGTATATCTCGCGGTTACCGCGGGGTCTGGTAACCGCACCGAAAATGGTAAGGGGAACCCTTCCGACATCGTcgtcgcagccgcagccgcagccgagCAACGTGGCCATACATCCTAGTCCAGGTTAACCATGGAATCAAACACAGCTTGTTTCTCGCGTGCACACGCTTTGTTCTGGATTCTGGCATTAGGTGCAAAGTTTTAAGGCCTCCTTCAGTGGACATGAATTCCTTTTTCAAGGTTTGTAGAAATTAAATCGAATCGATCctgatgaaaaaaaagttatacaAAATTCATGCAGTCAGAAGGAGGCCTAGCATTCTCTGCAATCTGCACAGAACTTCCGGAAACCCAGCATAGAAGCCACATGTGACACAGAATTTTGTACAGTGGGAGACTTACCCATAGTCTCACCCTTGGCAGGTGATCCATCACA from Oryza glaberrima chromosome 6, OglaRS2, whole genome shotgun sequence includes these protein-coding regions:
- the LOC127776291 gene encoding uncharacterized protein LOC127776291, whose protein sequence is MPSSPRSSSSWSPPAAARLGRARSPSTGGGGGRARALTVAEKTTSWLRTADALRDITGRCSIPRGFTALLAGDLPACAPPPPGAAFVYVAAMEEEGLMRLPLQPFFAAVLAHFGLAPSQLTPNAWRLLAGFLALEQFILVSSPAPWPCPVRWGKPRKHANFPPVLTTAEKDMATKLLLAREEVDVKSEPDLDGPACAPSSSRKKKRKMVDDDAIAEEGPSGHGGGGGGWPALYPACLPPPGFKKLDDDDDGHEGGWKAARQLLQGAVTARRERAFAASKPADVVAASYVAMLQAANHVAFSLGYALELEEKARARERDAGAAEAATPREELAEVKDELAEMETAVEAMRAKLAKAKSAIAAAAASRRSRSRRGSSPRGVQGARAPLAGEGRTRRGEEASNEM